In Haliotis asinina isolate JCU_RB_2024 chromosome 16, JCU_Hal_asi_v2, whole genome shotgun sequence, the following are encoded in one genomic region:
- the LOC137268677 gene encoding protein-S-isoprenylcysteine O-methyltransferase-like isoform X1: MAASRDSQTSLICFCLGSGVCLLPLFAYLSFLIESLWNDHYIYLIGSYVIACNAIIAGVYIQNKDTYNNGVRAGFLGICFGTGLLISLSDTSWVHFGWYITALAFFHWSEYYTTAVTNPKALSLESYLLDHSREYKLAALASWTEFTIEWFIFPSLKQIRYVSLIGLLLVIGGEFLRKLSMVTANTNFNHYVQHTKQAGHSLVTHGVYKFFRHPSYVGWFYWSIGTQLVLCNPICLAGYTAVSWRFFKERIFEEEMYLLNFFGEEYIDYQRKVGTGLPFIKGFRAQV; the protein is encoded by the exons ATGGCAGCGTCCAGAGACAGTCAAACGAGCttgatatgtttttgtttaggAAGTGGCGTGTGTCTCCTGCCTCTTTTTGCATATCTTAGTTTTCTTATAGAGAGTTTATGGAACGATCACTATATTTACTTAATAGGATCGTATGTCATCGCCTGTAATGCCATAATTGCTGGAGTATATATCCAAAACAAGGACACGTACAAT aATGGTGTGCGTGCAGGTTTCTTGGGAATTTGTTTTGGAACAGGACTGCTGATTAGCTTGTCTGACACATCATGGGTGCACTTTGGCTGGTACATCACAGCTCTTGCTTTCTTCCACTGGTCAGAGTACTACACAACTGCAGTCACTAATCCTAAAGCCTTGTCACTGGAGTCCTATCTTCTAGATCACAGTCGGGAATACAAACTGGCAGCACTAGCTAGCTGGACTGAGTTCACCATCGAATGGTTCATCTTCCCTA GTCTGAAGCAGATTCGGTATGTGAGCCTCATTGGACTCTTGCTTGTGATTGGTGGCGAGTTTTTACGGAAACTGAGTATGGTGACAGCCAACACCAACTTCAACCACTACGTGCAGCATACTAAGCAAGCTGGACATTCACTGGTCACTCATGGAGTTTACAAATTCTTTAGACATCCTTCCTATGTGGGATGGTTCTACTGGAGTATTGGGACTCAG CTAGTCCTGTGTAACCCTATCTGCCTTGCTGGCTACACTGCTGTGTCCTGGAGGTTCTTTAAGGAGAGGATCTTTGAAGAGGAGATGTACCTCCTGAACTTCTTTGGAGAAGAGTATATTGACTATCAGAGGAAAGTTGGCACAGGCTTGCCATTCATCAAGGGGTTTCGTGCACAGGTTTGA
- the LOC137268677 gene encoding protein-S-isoprenylcysteine O-methyltransferase-like isoform X2: MAASRDSQTSLICFCLGSGVCLLPLFAYLSFLIESLWNDHYIYLIGSYVIACNAIIAGVYIQNKDTYNNGVRAGFLGICFGTGLLISLSDTSWVHFGWYITALAFFHWSEYYTTAVTNPKALSLESYLLDHSREYKLAALASWTEFTIEWFIFPSLKQIRYVSLIGLLLVIGGEFLRKLSMVTANTNFNHYVQHTKQAGHSLVTHGVYKFFRHPSYVGWFYWSIGTQLVLCNPICLAGYTAVSWRFFKERIFEEEI; the protein is encoded by the exons ATGGCAGCGTCCAGAGACAGTCAAACGAGCttgatatgtttttgtttaggAAGTGGCGTGTGTCTCCTGCCTCTTTTTGCATATCTTAGTTTTCTTATAGAGAGTTTATGGAACGATCACTATATTTACTTAATAGGATCGTATGTCATCGCCTGTAATGCCATAATTGCTGGAGTATATATCCAAAACAAGGACACGTACAAT aATGGTGTGCGTGCAGGTTTCTTGGGAATTTGTTTTGGAACAGGACTGCTGATTAGCTTGTCTGACACATCATGGGTGCACTTTGGCTGGTACATCACAGCTCTTGCTTTCTTCCACTGGTCAGAGTACTACACAACTGCAGTCACTAATCCTAAAGCCTTGTCACTGGAGTCCTATCTTCTAGATCACAGTCGGGAATACAAACTGGCAGCACTAGCTAGCTGGACTGAGTTCACCATCGAATGGTTCATCTTCCCTA GTCTGAAGCAGATTCGGTATGTGAGCCTCATTGGACTCTTGCTTGTGATTGGTGGCGAGTTTTTACGGAAACTGAGTATGGTGACAGCCAACACCAACTTCAACCACTACGTGCAGCATACTAAGCAAGCTGGACATTCACTGGTCACTCATGGAGTTTACAAATTCTTTAGACATCCTTCCTATGTGGGATGGTTCTACTGGAGTATTGGGACTCAG CTAGTCCTGTGTAACCCTATCTGCCTTGCTGGCTACACTGCTGTGTCCTGGAGGTTCTTTAAGGAGAGGATCTTTGAAGAGGAGAT ataa